The nucleotide sequence TAGTCGCCAGCATGTCACCCTCTTTCGGCTATGTGGATAGAAAGCAGATAGTCTACGCAGCTCCGTGCGCTGCGCTCGCGCATCCTAACAGCCGAATCGATCATGCGCAAGCATGGACAAGACCGACCAACCCCGCAGATGAGCGGGACTGGTCGGTGGCTGATACGTGCTATTCGTTGCCCAGCGCATTGGCGTAGAACGCCGCAATGTCGTCGTAGAACTGCTCGCGGCAGGCGTCATCGACGTACATCATGTGCCCGGCTTCGTAGTAGGTGTAGTGGAAGTCATCGCGGCGCAACGCATCCAGCCCGAGGTGGTCCATTGTGTAGCGAATGGCGAAATACGGCGTCGCCAGATCGTAATAGCCTGCGGTGATCAGCACCTTCAGATGCGGGTTGCGGTTGAACGCATTGCGCATCGGCGTGGTGGTATCGAGGTAGCCGTTCTTGACCGAGTCGTACTTCCACTTCTGGAACACGTTCATCGAGAGCGTTTCGTAGACCAGATCGCTCTCGAATTTCAGCGTCTGGCGCAGATACTCGTTGATCATCGCCGTGTACGGCGCGCCGGGGTGGATCATGCTCGGGTCCACTTCCGGTGTCTCGGTCACCGCCAGCGCATCGATGCCGATGAAGCGGCTGTCGATCCGACCAACCGTCCGCTTCTCGTCGCGCAGCAGCTCCTTGCAAAAGCGCATGATCTGGATACGCAGGTTGCTGTTGTCGACGAACTGCTCGCTCAGGCCTTTGTAGGCTGCAACCACTGCACCATGCTCGCGCTCGTCGTCGGTGAGCGCGTCGCCCTTGAACAGCGCCAGCAGATAGTCGTTGCCGCGAACTCCTCATGACCTCGGCGAGCACATCCTCGAGCTCGCGTAATTGCAGTTCAGCCGGCAACCGCTTGTGATACCAGGCGGTCGCGGTGAACGATGGTAGAAACAGGACGTAGGGCAAGTCGTTGTGTCCAGCGGCCCACATGTCGAGCGTCGCGTACGACAGCACCGCCGAGATCAGCGAGATGCCGTTCAGCGCGATCCCGCGATCGATCAGATGGCCGGCTAGCCCGGCGGAACGCAGCGTGCCGTAACTCTCGCCGGCCAGGAAGAGCGGCGACGACCAGCGGCCTGTGCGCGTCAGGTAGAGACGGACGAACTCGCCGAGGGATTCAATGTCGCCGGAGTAACCGTAGTACTTCTCGCCAAGCTCCGGGGTTGCGGCGCGGCTGTAGCCGGTACCGACCGGATCGATGAAGACGATGTCGGTGTCCAGCAGCCACGACTGATCGTTGTCGACGAGCTTGAACGGCGGCGGCGGCATCGTGCCATCCGGGTTCAGCTGGACGCGCTTCGGGCCGAGCGCGCCCATATGCAGCCAGATTGACGATGAGCCTGGTCCGCCGTTGTAGGCAAAGGTCAGCGGGCGGGGAGCGTCACCTTCATCGCCCTCGATCGTGTAGGCGGTATAGAAGACCTGCGCTTCAATCTCGTCCTTGTCGTTGCGCAGCGGCATCAGGCCGACGGTGACGTTGTAGCTCACCGTCTCGCCGCGGATCGTCGCTTCGTGTTGCGTGGTGATCGGCGCTAGCTCTTTCAGCTCCGGTTTGGCTTGTTCCTGCTTTTGCTCGTCGGCCACGGATTGTGTCCTTTCTGTGCCGGGATTGCGCTCCCAGTGCGCACGTGCGCGACTACGATGTCGTTGCGGACATTGTCGCGGACTGTGCCCGCGTTCGCCATCGCTCTATACTAGTCGCTGATCTACTCGTCCGGCCGGGCCTGAAGTCAGGGGACGCTGTTCCGGGCCGGACCATCGTGGAGAGCACAGCACATCATGGCTTCGATCGCAGGAATGCGCGCCGTTCGAGCGCGACCCCGCACCGCCACGCAGTTCGACCCGTTCATGGTCGTCCTTATCGTTGTTCTGAATATCTTCGGTCTGGTGACGATCTGGAGCGCATCCGGCGCGGAAGGCGGCATCATCGGCCAGGAGGTATCGCGCCAGGCGTTTTACTTTGTCGCAGGCATGATCGCGATGTTCACGCTGGCGTCGATCAACTACAAGTACCTGAAGTCATTCGCCGCGATTGCCTACGTCGGCTCGGTCGGATTGCTGTTCACCGTGCTGGCGATCGGTGAAACGATCTCTGGCTCGACACGCTGGTTCTTCCTCGGCCCGATCTCGTTCCAGCCATCGGAGCTGGCCAAGATCGCAACGATCATCGCGCTAGCGGCATTCATCAGTGAACGTCGCCACGAAATGGACCGGCTCTCGAACTTCCTGATCTCGATTGGCATCGTCGCCTTGCCGATGGGCCTGGTCTTCATGCAGCCGGACCTCGGCACAACCGGCGTATTCGCCGCCATTTGGCTCGGTATGATCGTGATGTCCTCAACACGACTGCTCTATCTGGTCGGGCTGGCGCTGCTGGCGATTCCGGGAGTCGCGTTCGCCTGGCTCAGACTGCTGCACGACTACCAGAAGGACCGCCTGATGGTGTCGTTCGATCCTGATCGCGACTATCTTGGTCAGGGCTACAACATCATCCAGGCACGCATCACGATCGGCTCGGCCGGCTGGTTCGGGCACGGGCTGCACGGCGGCAGTCAGGCCGAGTTCAATCTGCTGAAGGTCAGTGAAACCGACTTCATCTTCGCTCATGCGATGAGCATGTTCGGCTTCGTCGGCGGCATCGCGCTGTTCCTCGCCTTCATGCTGCTCTTCTGGCGGATGCTGCGCGCGGTGACGATCGCGCACGATACCTTCGGCCAGCAGCTCGCCATCGGCATCACGTCGATGTTCTTCTTCCAGACGTTCGTGAACATCGGGATGAACCTGGGCATCATGCCGGTTACCGGCATTCCACTGCCATTCATTTCCCTTGGCGGCACAGCGCTGTTCTTCGTGCTGGTGTCATTCGGCATCATCCAGAGCATCATCATCAATCACAGGAAGCTCGGCTTCCAGTCTCTTTGATTGGCCTGTCAGCGCCAAAGTGTCGACCATCCCAACGCGGCAGCCAGCCCTTCCGCCTGCCTTCTTGAGCGCGTTCTCAATGTCGAGCAGTCCGGTCCGGCAGCCAACCCCACCCTCTGTCATCTTGAGGTCGCAACCGAAAGATCTCCCACCCGTTTGACGCAGTCCAACGCAGGGGAGATTTCTCACTGCGGTTCGAAATGACAGGACAAGGGGTTGGCTGTCGGACCGAACTGCTCGACGTTGACAGCCCACTCAAGACGACAGGGGACGGGGATTGCTATCACACCTGACAGCATCACTGCGTTCGGTTACCCGCCAGTCTGCACCCGACCGTAGCCTGCGAGGTGGGCACGCCAGAACGGGGTGTCGAGCTTGTCGATGCGGACGAACTCGCCGACATCCGGCGAGTGGAGCATCATGCCGTTGCCGACGTAGATGCCGACGTGGGTGATGATCGACACCGGCTCGCCACCGGCCAGTGCGTTCGCCTGGCGTCCGACGGGCGTCGTGTTGGCGAAGAAGATCAGGTCGCCGGGCTGCACATCAGCCGGATCGAGCCGCTCGGTGGTATCGAACTGCTCGGCTGCTGTGCGCGCCACCGGAACGCCGAGCTGCGCCCAGGCCCACTGGACGAGGCCGGAGCAGTCGAAGCCGCCCTCTTCGTAGGACTCGCCGCCCCAGACGTAGGGTGTGCCGAGCGCGGTTGTGGCTACGCGGATGATGTCGACTTCGCGAGGGATCAGGCTGTACGGCACAGCGACCGGGCCGACGGCGTAGCCCAGGCTGGCCGTCTGTCGCTCGAACAGGGCGACGTACTCACGACCGGTCAGCCCGTGATCGTCAAGACGCTCGATGACGTTGCCGCGCTCGTCAATGCGATCGGTGTAGGCGGCGGCGACCTGCGACCAGGAACCCCAGCGCTCGTAGAGGCCGGCGAGGATTTGCGCACCGGCATTGAGGTTTGCTGTCGGGTCGAGCAGGTCCACGCTGGCGTCAACACTGTTGTTGCCGGGCTGGACCTGCATCAGTCCCTGCCTGCCGGATGGGCCGACGAGGTTGGCGTCGCCAGCCGACTCGATCATCACAATCGAGGCGACGACCTGCCACGGCACGTTTGCCGCTGCGGCTGCTTGCTGGATCTGGTCTGACCACTGACCGAGGACGACAACGACCCCGGCCGGCTCGGCGCGGGCATCGGTCGCGGGCAGCCCGAGCGGAGCGATGAGTGTGACCAGCAGGAGAATGAGCGGCAGGCCGGCGGCGCGGCGCATGGACGGGTCCGTTCCTGTTCGAGTACCTGCGACGCGGCCAAAGCCAGCATCGGACGACATTGTCTGCCTGGAGGATACCAAGGCCGATCAGCCTGCTGCTGCCAGATGCACAGTATTGTCATGCGCCTGACGCTTGCTCGTTGAGAATGGGCGGGGCGTAGATTGCCGTCGATCGTCAGGATGCTGCATCACGCCTCACCGCCTGCCACTGCGTACATCCTTTCCCGGCTAACTGGTCGAGCGGAACAGACTGACGCTCCGGCGTGTTGTAATTCGTGAAGCGGA is from Thermomicrobiales bacterium and encodes:
- a CDS encoding rod shape-determining protein RodA; translated protein: MASIAGMRAVRARPRTATQFDPFMVVLIVVLNIFGLVTIWSASGAEGGIIGQEVSRQAFYFVAGMIAMFTLASINYKYLKSFAAIAYVGSVGLLFTVLAIGETISGSTRWFFLGPISFQPSELAKIATIIALAAFISERRHEMDRLSNFLISIGIVALPMGLVFMQPDLGTTGVFAAIWLGMIVMSSTRLLYLVGLALLAIPGVAFAWLRLLHDYQKDRLMVSFDPDRDYLGQGYNIIQARITIGSAGWFGHGLHGGSQAEFNLLKVSETDFIFAHAMSMFGFVGGIALFLAFMLLFWRMLRAVTIAHDTFGQQLAIGITSMFFFQTFVNIGMNLGIMPVTGIPLPFISLGGTALFFVLVSFGIIQSIIINHRKLGFQSL
- a CDS encoding NlpC/P60 family protein, which produces MRRAAGLPLILLLVTLIAPLGLPATDARAEPAGVVVVLGQWSDQIQQAAAAANVPWQVVASIVMIESAGDANLVGPSGRQGLMQVQPGNNSVDASVDLLDPTANLNAGAQILAGLYERWGSWSQVAAAYTDRIDERGNVIERLDDHGLTGREYVALFERQTASLGYAVGPVAVPYSLIPREVDIIRVATTALGTPYVWGGESYEEGGFDCSGLVQWAWAQLGVPVARTAAEQFDTTERLDPADVQPGDLIFFANTTPVGRQANALAGGEPVSIITHVGIYVGNGMMLHSPDVGEFVRIDKLDTPFWRAHLAGYGRVQTGG